A stretch of Sulfurimonas autotrophica DSM 16294 DNA encodes these proteins:
- a CDS encoding flagellar biosynthesis anti-sigma factor FlgM produces MISNVNNSVIGSAYANNATSNTQKKENASATATDQKSSKVDQLKESIDSGNYKVDLSALSEKMADELL; encoded by the coding sequence ATGATTTCAAACGTAAATAATTCAGTAATAGGAAGTGCTTATGCAAATAATGCAACTTCAAATACGCAAAAAAAAGAGAACGCTTCAGCAACTGCTACAGATCAAAAGAGCAGTAAAGTTGATCAACTTAAAGAGTCAATAGACTCTGGGAATTACAAAGTAGATTTGTCTGCATTATCTGAAAAAATGGCAGACGAGTTACTTTAG
- a CDS encoding rod-binding protein, protein MNYGMNAINAQTQMLSDNKAIPKIDNNAQDKALREQTDAFESVIVKMLMDNAMKDEKNLFSSQNDPGDKIYKSMYRDELSKASAGSFGFSQMLYDYLSQKNS, encoded by the coding sequence ATGAATTATGGAATGAATGCAATCAATGCACAGACGCAGATGCTTAGTGATAATAAAGCTATACCAAAGATAGACAATAATGCTCAAGATAAAGCGTTACGGGAGCAAACAGATGCATTTGAGTCTGTTATCGTTAAAATGTTAATGGACAATGCAATGAAAGATGAGAAGAATTTGTTTTCATCTCAGAATGATCCGGGGGATAAAATATACAAATCAATGTATAGAGATGAGCTTTCTAAAGCGAGTGCGGGAAGCTTTGGTTTTTCGCAGATGCTTTATGATTATTTATCTCAAAAGAATTCATAA
- a CDS encoding flagellar basal body P-ring protein FlgI, translated as MKYILLFILFFSTLNATKISDVSNIVGVRENQIIGYSLVVGLKKTGDGTTSKFTLQSISNMLKAMNIDMNPIDIKSKNVAAVVVTATMKPFARQGDKFDVTVSSIGDAKSLEGGTLLMTPLKGVDGKIYALAQGALSIGGLNSRGAGSESHPTTGVVFNGGFIEREINIDLFHQQYATLSLKESGFKNAVGIQKAINHFYHTQVAVAMDSRSIKLKRPQNRSMIEFLAEVQEIDMNYQPKDKIIINERTGTIVAGVNIELKPVVLTHGDITIKIVEQKKLSKPEGSMSVDNNLVIGLNENEVYTKEGTTTVANLVRSLQKLGASPKDIISILEAMKSAGSISAELKVI; from the coding sequence ATGAAATATATTTTACTTTTTATACTTTTTTTCTCTACACTCAATGCAACGAAAATATCTGATGTATCAAATATTGTCGGGGTGAGAGAGAATCAGATTATAGGATATTCGCTTGTCGTCGGTCTTAAAAAAACCGGAGATGGAACTACCTCAAAATTTACACTGCAGTCTATTTCAAATATGCTCAAAGCGATGAATATAGATATGAATCCTATAGATATAAAATCTAAAAATGTTGCTGCTGTTGTTGTGACGGCGACAATGAAACCTTTTGCAAGACAAGGGGATAAGTTTGATGTTACGGTTTCTTCTATTGGTGATGCAAAATCTTTAGAAGGCGGAACACTTTTAATGACACCTTTAAAAGGAGTTGATGGAAAAATCTATGCTTTAGCGCAAGGTGCTCTTAGTATAGGCGGATTAAATTCAAGAGGTGCAGGAAGTGAATCTCACCCGACAACAGGAGTTGTCTTTAATGGCGGTTTTATTGAAAGAGAAATCAATATTGATCTGTTTCATCAGCAGTATGCAACACTTTCTCTAAAAGAATCAGGATTTAAAAATGCTGTTGGAATTCAAAAAGCAATTAATCACTTTTATCATACGCAGGTAGCCGTGGCAATGGATTCAAGAAGTATAAAACTTAAGCGCCCTCAAAATCGTTCGATGATAGAATTTTTAGCAGAGGTTCAAGAGATCGATATGAACTATCAGCCAAAAGATAAAATCATAATAAACGAAAGAACAGGAACTATTGTTGCTGGGGTAAATATAGAACTCAAACCGGTTGTTTTGACACATGGAGATATTACTATTAAGATTGTTGAGCAGAAAAAGCTTTCAAAGCCTGAGGGTTCAATGAGTGTTGATAATAATCTGGTTATCGGTTTAAACGAGAATGAAGTCTATACAAAAGAAGGCACAACTACTGTAGCAAATCTTGTACGTTCATTGCAAAAACTTGGAGCTTCTCCAAAAGATATTATATCTATACTTGAAGCTATGAAAAGTGCCGGCAGTATTTCTGCAGAATTGAAGGTAATATAA
- the rsmD gene encoding 16S rRNA (guanine(966)-N(2))-methyltransferase RsmD, protein MKNKQLTKKIIAGKYKGKTLLLPSKTTTRSSKSIVLESFFNTLQFDIVDANFVEVFSGSGSIGLEALSRGAKKIYFMEKDSNAVKTLKQNIAQTDPNACEVFAGDSFTNINAVLARLKKSNEDAYFYIDPPFSIREGMEDIYEKTMQLIKALPESNVKLIIIEHMSGLEIPQELGVYRIKKFKKFGNTTLTYLISENME, encoded by the coding sequence ATGAAAAATAAACAATTAACCAAGAAAATTATTGCAGGAAAATATAAAGGAAAAACACTTTTATTGCCGTCAAAAACCACAACGAGAAGTTCAAAGTCAATAGTATTAGAGTCTTTTTTTAATACATTGCAGTTTGATATCGTAGATGCAAATTTTGTTGAGGTTTTTTCAGGCAGCGGTTCCATAGGACTTGAAGCACTAAGTCGTGGTGCAAAAAAAATATATTTCATGGAAAAAGACTCGAACGCAGTAAAAACATTAAAACAAAATATTGCGCAAACTGATCCAAATGCATGTGAAGTCTTTGCAGGTGACAGTTTTACAAATATTAACGCAGTGCTTGCAAGGTTGAAAAAATCCAATGAAGATGCCTACTTTTATATTGACCCGCCTTTTAGCATTCGAGAAGGGATGGAAGACATTTATGAAAAAACAATGCAGCTAATCAAAGCATTACCCGAATCAAATGTAAAGTTGATTATTATAGAACATATGAGCGGTTTGGAAATTCCTCAAGAACTAGGCGTATATAGAATAAAAAAATTTAAAAAATTCGGCAATACTACTTTAACATACCTTATAAGTGAAAATATGGAATAA
- a CDS encoding exonuclease domain-containing protein has translation MLIFTDIETTGLEADDVMCGIALLSEDKVMYELLNEGKKIPPLASSIHHITNEMIQDKKLFIQSEVHDFLEQNNNPKNTLIAHNIKFDLEKLAAAGLHWQGDIIDTLKVTKHLIKECELFSLEFLRYELKLYMQENEIKQKYGIKDALCTDKALSDVLVTKLLFEYLLEYATVKEMKELSFQNVLLEKFTFGKYKGKYIEEIVLNDRSYIAWMLSLKELDEDLKYSLEYYMRG, from the coding sequence ATGTTAATATTTACAGATATTGAAACAACCGGTTTAGAAGCAGATGATGTTATGTGTGGCATAGCATTGTTAAGTGAAGATAAAGTGATGTATGAGTTACTCAATGAAGGGAAAAAAATACCGCCCTTAGCTTCAAGTATTCATCATATAACAAATGAAATGATTCAGGATAAAAAGCTTTTTATACAGAGTGAAGTGCATGATTTTTTAGAACAAAATAACAACCCTAAAAATACTTTAATAGCACATAATATAAAATTTGATTTAGAAAAACTAGCAGCTGCCGGTCTACATTGGCAGGGTGATATCATTGATACTCTAAAAGTGACAAAACATTTGATAAAAGAGTGTGAATTGTTTTCTTTGGAGTTTTTACGATATGAGCTAAAACTTTATATGCAAGAAAATGAGATAAAGCAAAAGTATGGCATTAAAGATGCTTTATGCACAGATAAAGCACTGAGTGATGTTCTTGTGACAAAATTATTGTTTGAATATCTGTTGGAGTATGCAACAGTTAAAGAGATGAAAGAACTTAGTTTCCAAAATGTACTTTTAGAGAAGTTTACATTTGGGAAATATAAGGGAAAATACATAGAAGAAATAGTTCTAAATGACAGAAGTTATATTGCATGGATGTTAAGTTTAAAAGAGTTAGATGAAGATTTAAAGTACTCACTTGAGTATTATATGAGAGGATAA